In a genomic window of Methanogenium sp. S4BF:
- a CDS encoding class I SAM-dependent methyltransferase — translation MRRQCSSPTGFSEAEILSVDISETYLAQAEERVRACGYTNVTFRHADLAATDLPPESADHIFVCFVLEHIPEP, via the coding sequence GTGCGCAGACAGTGTTCCTCGCCCACCGGTTTTTCGGAGGCAGAGATTCTCTCGGTGGATATTTCAGAGACCTATCTTGCGCAGGCCGAGGAGCGCGTGCGGGCCTGCGGCTACACGAATGTCACCTTCCGCCACGCCGATCTTGCAGCAACCGACCTGCCGCCGGAGAGTGCGGACCATATCTTTGTCTGTTTTGTGCTCGAGCATATCCCCGAACCGTAG